The Orcinus orca chromosome 20, mOrcOrc1.1, whole genome shotgun sequence region ATACCCGTTTTGGGGGAcccaattcaacccataacactgtGGGAAGACAGAGGAGGCCCCTGCACCAGGCTGGGAAGCTGGGGTGAGGCCAGGGCAGatggcccagagagggcaaggtgCACAGGGACTGGGACACAGCACAGGATCCTGGGCTTAGAGTCCTGGGCCCTTTCTCTGTTCCATCCTCTGGTGGGGCCTCTTGCCAGAGGGACTGCCTTGCAGGAGATGACAAATGTCCCCTGTCCTCGTGCCGGCACTGGGGATAGAGCAGGAAACTCGGCAGTGTCCCCGTCCCAAGGTGCACAGTCTATGAGGAGGGATGGCGCAGGTTCGGGCCCTTCCAGGgtggcccaggggctgggggctggagccGCAGGGCCCCCCAGGGGCTGACCGCCTGGCCCCCTGCAGGTTCATGGGCGGGGGTGGCGAGAGCTGCAGCCTCATCGCGGAAGGCCTCAGCACAGCCCTGCAGCTGTTCGATGACTTCAGGAAGATGCGGGAGCAGATGTGAGTGGCCCACGCCGGTCTCTGTCCGCCGGGCACGTAGCCTGCTTTGCCTGTCATGGGGCTCCACCCCCGGCCTCActgtggggaggtgggtgggctCTGCATGCTGGACACGGGGCTGGGAAGCAGGCGGTGTCCAGACGGTGTTCTGATGAGATCACCTGGCCTGTGCCCAGTCTCGGTGTCCTCATCAAAGGGGAGCCAGCTCTGGGTCTGCTTCCTGCCTGCCCTGCTTGCCGGGCATCTTAGAGTGAGTCAGGAGGCTCTTCCGGGCCTCAGTGCTCTCAGCTGTGAAATAGGGGCCTGACTCCTGACTTCCTGTGGGCCGGAGGACTTGCACCTCTGCTGGTGCCGGCTCTGGGTCTTTTCTCAGGGCCCCTGTTGCCACGCGCTCCACATCTTTCCTTGTCCTCGGCAGCGGCCAGACACACCGAGTCTGCCTCCTTATCTGTAACTCGCCCCCGTACCTGCTGCCTGCTGTCGAGAGCACCACGTACTCTGGGTGCACGACGGAGACCCTCGTGCAGAAGATAGGGGAGGTGAGggctcctgggtctgagggaggagggctggggcctGCTGCCTTGGGCCACAGGATCGCCACAGACTCCGTGGCCAGCTCAGCTGGCTCCTGTGGGAAGAACTATAACCCAGAATTCTCTGGGGCAGCTAATACAGGTCTTGGGGTCTCCTGTCCCAAAGCCCGATGGGATTTGGTTTTAGGGCCCAGCAGGTGTGACAGCCAGGGCTTGGCCTGGTGGCTTTGTCCTGACTGCTTGTCCCCTCTCCTGTAGCGAGGAATCTACTTCTCCATCGTGTCTCCCCGGAAGCTGCCTGCCTTGCGGCTTCTGTTCGAGAAGGCAGCTCCCCCGGCCATGCTGGAGCCGCTGCAGCCGCCAGCAGACGTGAGCCAGGACCCGCGGCACATGGTGCTCGTGCGGGGGCTTGTGCTGCCAGGTGAGGCCCGGGTGCTGCTGGGGggacgggggtgggaggggcgtcCTCCCCGGCTTCTTCTTACTTGGATTTTCTTCCCGTCTCTCAATCCCCTTCTCGTGGGGCTCGATATCCATCCTTGGCTCTCAGTCGGAGGTGGCTCGGCCCCCGGCCCCCTGCAGCCGAAGCAGCCTGTGCCCCTGCCTCCAGCACCACCCTCGGGGGCCACGCTCTCAGCAGCCCCCCAGCAGCCTCTGCCCCCTGTCCCCCAGCAGTACCAGGTGCGAACATCACCGGGGAAGGGACACGCTCCTGGGGCCTTGAGGGAGCCCTGGCCCCTTGGGAGAGACCTAGCTGGATGTTGAGCCTTGGGGGTGATGGGTGTCTCCCTTGAGACACCTGGAGAGTAGAACTTTTAGGGTGGGGAATCATGTCCCTGTGGGGTGATGGGAGTCACGAGCTCCTGCGATattggggctggggagggtggtcctcaccagcccctcccctctaCCGCCAGGTCCCTGGGAACCTGAGTGCAGCCCAGGTCGCTGCCCAGAACGCAGTGGAGGCCGCCAAGAACCagaaggctgggctgggccctCGCTGTGAGTCCTGGGCGGGGATGTggcagggcgggtgggggcagCCGGGCCGCTCGCCACACACCTGCCCCCACCGCTTCCCTTGGTGTCTCCCGCAGTCCCGCCCATCAGCCCCCTTCAGCAAGCCGCTGCGGGAGCCGGTCCCCCCTacagccaggcccaggcccccCCGCTGCCCCCAGGGCCCCCCGGCGCCCCCAAGCCACCTCCTGCTTCCCAGCCCAGCCTGGTCTCCACTGTGGCCCCTGGCCCGGGCCTGGCCCCCCCTGCACAGCCAGGGGCACCGTCCATGGTAGGTACCTGCCTTCTGGCTGCCAGCACAGTGCAGGGGAGGAGCAGTTGGCCTTTCTGAGGAGGGCCCAAGGGCACGTGGGTCTTGTTGTTCGGTGTCCTTGGGGGCTCGTGGAGCTTGTGCTGTAGGCAACACTGAGACTGCAGGGTCCGGGGGCAGAATCATGGGGTTTGTGGTTCCGGGTGGGTGAAGACTGTTCTCAGGAGCCCGAGGGCTCCTGGGAGTGCAAGACATCAGGGCCTTGAGAGTCTTTGAATCCTACAGGGTCAGAGCATTTATGGTCCCAGGCATGGCCCAGTGGTGTTCTGGGCCTGGGGGTGCAGAGGAAGGGACCTCCGTCCCGTTCTGCTTGTTGGTTTGTCCCTCTCTCAGGACACTTCCCCCCAGAAGATGGTCTGACCCTGCCCCAtggccctccttcctcccctctgtcAGGCGGGCACCGTGGCCCCAGGAGGGGTGAGTGGCCCTTCTCCGGCCCAGCTCGGGGCCCCGGCACTCGGCGGGCAGCAGTCAGTCTCCAACAAACTCCTGGCCTGGAGCGGGGTCCTCGAGTGGCAGGAGGTGAGTGGATCCATGGGGCCAGGCCTGGTGGGGTGCAGGGTTAGGCCGGGGCCCCCATGGGGTCGTGGGACTTGTGGTCCTGAGGATGGTTCCAAGGACACGTGGGATTTATAGCCCGGAATTCAGGATTAAGAGAGGTCTTGGATTCTCGGTCCAGGGAAGATCCGGGGGATGGTGGCATCTAGGGGACAGAGGGCTGTGGGATTCGGGGGCAAGAGGAGGAGCCCCAGCGTTTGTGGAATTTGAAAGCTAGAGGATTGTGGGATTGATGGTCTGGCGGAGGGGCCCAGGGCTCATGGGACTTAAACTGGGGTGGGGGTCCCGAGTTTCGGGGCTCCCAGGGTAGGGCAGGAGAGGCCAAGGGGATGGAGGCTCAGGGCCTTTCTCACTGTGACATGCCCTTCTTCCCCTCAGAAGCCCAAACCTGCCTCCGTGGACGCCAACACCAAGCTGACTCGGTCACTGCCCTGTCAGGTCTACGTGAATCACGGCGAGAACCTGTAGGTgcctgctgggggtggggcgggcggGAAGCTGGGGTGTGCGTTTCCTGACGCCCCTCCCGTTGTTGCCCCAGGAAAGCAGAGCAGTGGCCCCAGAAGCTGATCATGCAGCTCATCCCGCAGCAGCTGCTGgtgagtggggaggggacagccgcccaccccccccccccccgcctctgtCCTCAGGTCCCTGCTCCGCCCGCTGGCTCACGTCAGTGTCTCCCACAGACCACCCTGGGCCCTCTGTTCCGGAACTCAAGGATGGTCCAGTTCCACTTCACCAACAAGGACCTGGACTCCCTCAAAGGCCTCTACCGCATCATGGGCAACGGCTTTGTGAGTGGGGTGGGCGGGTGGGGGGGCAGGTGGCCACTCCCCATCTTCGTGGGCCCCAGGGAGCCACTTTTGATGGTGGGGCTGCCTTTGTGACCTCGGGTTTCTCagccttagcttttttttttttataattacaaCAAGCACCAGGTTGAGGTCTGTTCCGTGTTAACACCCTTGACTCTGACGGGGCTTTGCTGGGTTGGCTTCCTGGGGCCAAGAAcgacagaaatgtattctctcgcACTTCCGGAAAAGAGGAGTCTGAAtgaaatcagggtgtcagcagggccgtgctCTCTGAAGCCTCTAGGGGAAGACCCTTCCTTGCCTCCTACAGCTGGTAGCCCCTGGCGGGGTTGGCTTTAGGCAGCAAAACTCCAGTCTCTGTTTCCGTTGTCACATGGctgccttccctctgtgtgtttcttccctgtgtgtgtgtgtctctgtcgtcttatgaggacaccagtcatttggACTGGGGTCTTCTTTAATGATCTCATCCTAACTTGTTACATCTGCAaacaccctatttccaaataaggtcacgttgaCGGGTGCTGGGGTTTGGCACTTCAGCATGTGTTTTCGGAGGATACAGTTCAACTCATAACACTGAGGGAGGCTCTCTAAATAGAGCAGAACCGGTTAACGAGTACATCCTGTGGACCTGGCACTTTTCTAGGAGAGGGGACTTTAGGCGGATTACCTCATGGAATCCTCAGGAAAATTCTACAAAGAAGGTGATCCTGAGAGTTGGGAATACCTGCAACTGCAGATAGCAATACACCCAACCAGCAGAGTTTTTAGAGCAGATAGATGATTGGGGTGGAGGCTTACAACAGTTCACGCTTTCTCCTAGTCCCATGTGTGtcagctgggctcagctgggctaGTCTTGCTTGGGGACTCTTGTGGGGGTTACTGTCAGGTGGCGGCTGAGACTGTGGTCATCTGAAAGCTCACCTGGGCTGGAGGTGCAAGATGGCCCACTCACATGGTGAGGTCAGTGGGGTTCAGCTGGGCCTGGCCATCCGGGTGCCCACATGTGGCCTCCCCATTTGTCTTGGGCTTCTTCAAAGCATGGCAGCTGGGTTCTGAGAGGGATGTCCCCAAAGCGAGCACTGTACAAGCAGACATTCATTTGTGACACGTAACAGGACATCCAGAGGTGAGCAGCTCTCGGGATTACTTATGTAGCCCCATGACGTCAGGGCCAGGATCTCTGGGGTTCTCttggcttctctctagtggttGTAAGATGGTTTTCGAAGCTCGAGAACTCTTGTTTGACTTGATGTAGGAAGGCAAGAAGGAGGCGTGGCATCAGCCGTGTATTTCCCTTTCTTTAGGAAAGCACTTTCCCACACTCGTGGGCAGGCTTCCCTTCACGTCCTGGGCCAGACCCAGGCCACTGGGCCACCCCTGGCTGCATAGGAGAGCATCGGGGAACAGGCACCCATGAGTGCACTGGGACCCAGACATGTTGCTACCCAAACGGAATCGGGGTTCTCTACCCAGGGGAGAAGGGCAGATGGTAGACAGCTAGCAGGGTCTGCCTCACGTGAGAAAGCAAATCTTACTTGGCCAAGGTTCTATAGGGGGGACCTCAGTCTTatcagcccctcctcccccaagagCCCACCTCCTGAATACCCTGCGTATTACGGGCTTACCTGACATTCGCTAATGTTTCCCGGGTACTTCCGTGCGTCCAGCCATGGGCAGGCTGCCTGACGTGTGTCGGCACATCCCGGAGTCACATCCCCTGTGGTGTTAGCGCTGCTACCCGCGGTTCTCACTGCGGGTACTGAGGCTGGGAGGGTGTGGCACCCCCAAGGGCCTCTTGGATTCCCAGTCAGTCACGTATCCGCCACCACCTTTGATCACATGATTCCAGTGTCAGCTCTCTGTTGAAGCCCCTCCCTCTCAGCTGTGAGCCCTCCCAGCCTCCCGCGGTGTGGCCAAGTTGGGGggacttcctctctgctctcctgcCCGGTGGTCAGCAAGTGCCCAAGTGAACAGGTGCCCAGCCTCGCCCTGTTCCTTTGGGCACCCAGCTCTCTGGAGCAGCCTCAAGCCAAGGCTTGAGTCTCCTCCACCTTTCAGAGCAGGAAGCTTGCCACTCCCGGCCTGTGGGGCCTCTAGAACCATCTGAAACCCGGAGGGGTGGGAGGCCTCCTTCTCCAGGGTGTGACCAGTTGCGATCCTCTCCCACAGGCGGGCTGCGTGCACTTCCCGCACACGGCCCCCTGCGAGGTGCGCGTGCTCATGCTCCTGTACTCGTCCAAGAAGAAGATCTTCATGGGCCTCATCCCCTACGACCAGAGCGGCTTCGTCAACGGCATCCGGCAGGTCATCACCAACCACAAGCAGGTCCAGCAGCAGAAGCTGGAGCAGCAGCGCGGGGTGAGCGCCGCGGCTCCCGGCCCCAGAGCTCACGGCCAGACCCCGCAGGGCCCTCCTGGGACTCCAGCGCTGGGCACTTACTCCTGCCAAGTTCAGCCCCGTCCCCATGTTGCCATGCACCATTGCTCTCCTTTTTTAGTGTTCGTGTCGGATCTCCAAGACACAGCCCCCTCTTGGGGACCTGGGAACATAAGGTTTACCTCCCAGACCTGCCCACCCGCTGCAGAAAAGGTCCCCAGCTCCTGACAGGTTCCCTCTCAGGGCGCAGACCCTCCCCGACATGGGGACGCCCCGCCAGCCACTGATCTGCTCCCTCTCTCCTCACACAGATGGGGGCACAGCAGGCACCCCCGGGGCTGGGCCCCATTCTGGAGGACCAGGCAAGGCCCTCGCAGAACCTGGTGAGGACAGGGCCAGTGGGGTCAGGGCCCGGGCGGGGGCGGCCCCAGAGGAGGCTGTGATTCTGGCCCCACCACAGAGGTCAAGGTGTCTGGGGGCTCTGCCCTCACCCCCGTCTCTTCCCGTCAGCTCCAGCTCCGCCCGCCGCAGCCCCAGCCGCAGGGTACCGTGGGGGCCTCTACGGCCACGGGGCAGCCGCAGCCCCAGGGTGCTGCCCAGGCGCCCCCGGGCGCCCCACAAGGCCCTCCCGGAGCGGCCCCCGGCCCGCCCCCTCCCGGACCCATCCTTCGGCCCCAGAACCCCGGGGCCAACCCCCAACTGCGGAGCCTCCTCCTCAACCCACCACCGGTGAgctctgggggcggggggcagatgGGAGCTGTGGGTCCTGGGCGTTGACAGTTTGATTCCTCTCATCTTGGAGGTGGGAGGTTGGTTTGATTGGAGGGTGTGACTGGCGGCCCGCCTGGCTCCTCCCCATGTGTCTTACGTGGGCTTCTGATAAGATTCCTTGGAAGAAAGACCAGAAGCTAcccgaggggctgggggaggtgggggctcCCCACCAGGGCCCTCTGAGCTGCTTTCCTTGTTCTCCCAGCCCCAGACTGGGGTGCCCCCGCCTCAGGCCTCCCTCCACCACCTCCAGCCACCGGGGGCCCCTGCACTGCTGCCCCCACCGCAccagggcctggggcagcccCAGCTGGGGCCCCCGCTCCTGCACCCGCCGCCGCCGGCCCAGTCTTGGCCTGCACAGCTTCCCCCCAGGGCTCCACTGCCAGGTAAGGGGGTTCGGGGGAGGCCAGGGTCCTGGACTGAGTATCCCAACAGCCCCTGGACTGGAGCCCCAAGACCAGTGACTTCTGGGAAGTAAAGTTCTGGGATTGAAGAATAGCGGGTCCCCCATGGCTCTTGGGGCTCTAAGGGCTCCTGGGGGACCAAGGAGGCAGGAGCTCTCCCCACCATTCCCCTCCTGCGTGTCTTCCTGGGGTTGCTGAGAAATGTAGTCTTAGGGCCAGAGAGGTATGTTGGGGGATGGGCTCCCAAAGGCTTAACGGGAAACAGACTATCTGTGGTCACATGGCGTCAGAAGGCGACTCTGTGGGTCCCCCCAGGTCTTCCTAGACCACTCAGTGCCTTGGGCtcccagaggaggagggaggaagcaggtcCAGGGCCCTCCAGGGCCCCAGGGACTACTGGGAGATGCAGTCCCTTCCCCACTGCCCCCCAGGTCAGATGCTGCTCAGCGGGGGTCCCCGGGGCCCGGTCCCCCAGCCGGGCCTGCAGCCCAGCGTCATGGAGGACGACATCCTCATGGACCTCATCTGAACCCCCGACACCCAATAAAGTTCCTTTTAACACACGCCCCGGCTCCCGTCACTGACATCCCCCAGGACTGGGCAGGAGGAGACGGGGGGAGACACCTCTGTCCTTGTTCTCGCTTCAACAGACGTCCCTGAGGCCCCGGGCTGGTGAGGCCAGGGCCTTGGCGGCGAGTCAGGCGGTCTGGTGCAGCCTGGCTCCAGGGAGATGTGGAGGCAGCAGGCAGGGCCCCCAGGACCACGTGCACTCGTGGAGCTAGAGAGGGTACCAGGTGGGCCCGGAGGAGGCCTCTGAGCCAGCTGGGCTTGGCAGCATCTGTGAGAAGCAGGAgtcagggaggctgggaaggcaggTGCTGGCGGTCTAGGTGCGGAGACCACAGAAATGAACGTGTGGGGGCAGGAGGAAGCTTGGGGTGGTCAGAGGAGCGAGTCCATCCTTCTGGAGCATGAGCATAAGGGAGGGGGGCCTAGAGAGGTGGGCAAGCACCAGGCGGGGACAGGGCTCAGGTTCCAAACCAAGCAGCTGGAGGCTTGTCCAGGGGATGCAGAAGAGCTGCGGGAGGCCACCAGcaggggccaggcctgggtcGGCTGGCTCTCAGAAAGCCCCCTCTGGGCTATGGGATGTGATGGGGCAGGACGGAAGGCAGGTAGGGGTCTGGGGCAGTTtccctggggagaggagaggccagaggaggggctgggccgAGTCGGGGGGCAGGAGGGGTGAGGCTAGAGACTAGTGTGCTGTGCGAAGAAAGCTGGGGGTGTACGGGTGGGGTTGAGGGCGGtgcccagggcctggcctgggTGTGTGGTAGACAGTGGGCCTCCCTGAGGCAGGGAGCTGGGAGAAGGAGCCAGTAGTGAGTGTGATGGTCCAGGGACATCCAAGTGACCAAGGCCGTGTTGGGAGCTCAGGATGTGTGTCCTTAGTGACAGTATGTGTTTGGTGGTTGAAGACACCAGAATGGATGAGGTCTCATGTGGAGAGGGCAGGCTCCATCCAGGTCCCAGGCAGAGACCTACCTTCCAGGGCTTTGGACAGGGTGGACAGTGGAGCCATCCTGCTGATGGGAAACCCAGCAGGAATGTAAGGAGGATGTACAGGTTTGGGATGTAATGAGGCAAGGGGCCTCAGGTCGTCCTTAGAGAGACGTCCAGGGGACGGCTGGATACAGACACGTGGCTGGAGCACAGGGGTGCTCTGGCCTGGGGGCAGAAAATTAGTTGTCCATTGTCAGACCCTAGAGCAGTGTTGCTCAGAGCGTGGTCCACGGCTGGACCACCAGCATCCGCATTGTTTGAGATGCCGGTTAACATCAGATTCCCGGGCCCCGTCCCAGGAGAGAGGTTGCAAACTGGTGGCCCGTGGGCCACTCTACAGATGAGTTTTGTTTGGCCTTCCCTGTGTTAGCATATGTggcattttttttcctaacaagTTAGTTGTAAAAATCAGgataattcacacacacacacacaaacacacacacacacaaaatctgcaGTCTTGGCTTCTCTTGACAAGTCAGAAGATCTGGCACCCCTGGGCCCGCCCTTCTGCCTAGCAAACAACGGGCTGGAGCTGCCCCTTTCCATGGGGCGTGTGCTCTCTGGTtcgccacagtccccaccactccctcttGACTCCCCTACCACGAGGCAGGAGGCTGTTGCCTTTGGCATGGGGCTTGCACTGTTGTTGTTCCTGTGGTAGCGTTCGGAGACAGTGAAATCTTTCTTGTACCCATGTCTCTACCAAAAGTGGCAAAACGAAAGAGAGAACGAGAGGGCCACGTGTTTCGAGAGAAATGGGAGCGAGCCTATTTCTTTGTGGAGGTGAAGAGCATGCCTACGTGCTTAATATGCAAAAAAATCGTGTCTGTGTTGAAAGAATACAACCTGAGGCGTCACTATGAATCCAAGCACAGTAAGAGCTTCGACCAGTACACAGAGCAGACGCGAGATGCAATACTCAATGAACTGAAAAAGGGCCTCAAGTGTCAGTAGGGCTGGTTTTGGGAAGCGGACGGGAGCAGTGGCACGGCTGCCACGCACGGTTCCGGAATCATGTGAAAAGAGTCACCTGGGCATTCCAGCCTACCGACAGCGAGTTTATAAGGGAGCAGAAATGACGCCTCCCGAACAGAAACTCATGTCTGTCTGGACCATCCTTTAAGTCTAGCAGGCGTCTGCATCCCATGGGGAGGTGAAGAGAAATCCGAAGACTGACAAGTCCGTTGCTTGAATGAGTCAAATCAATAGTGGCCTTTTCTATCGCTGCTCATGAACTGTTACCACCCAgttagctttatttatttgtggtgTGGAGAATCTCGATGTGACCGAAGAAATCTGTGACACCGTGCCAAGGCAGGCCCGACACCGGGAAGTGACCTGTTTTCTGTGTGTTGAGAGAAATGCACAGTTTCACGGAGACTGGTCAAAATGCCTGAGCACAGCTACAGACCATGGTAGTGATCAAACGATCAGTGTCACACGGGACCGACAGGGGACGCCTTGATCCAAGGACTCAGATCGTTGCATCATACCAGGCACTGACCTTACTAAGAAAGTCAACGGAACACAGGACACGACGTCCGTGACAGGCTCGTGTACCTTAACCATGGGCAGGCTGGTGATGAACTTGACGCAATGTGTTTTATAGAAGCTCTGTGACCTGGTTGTCACAGGACGTGTGGAAGCAGTCTGAACCGTTGCAGTCCATCCACTTGGTTCATTTCAGATGAGGCAGAAGCCACACCTTGGTTCCCCTGAGAAGGTCAGTCAGAGACTTTTGATCGAGGTTCCAACCCTTCTGAACACTCTCTTTTCTCCGCAAGGACATACACAAACAGCTACTTGAATGTATGATTGTGTTCACCCCGTCCTGGCAAAAATGGGGAAGTCGTTGGCAGGGAATATTCTGACTCCCTTTCGTTGCTGCAGTTGGTTTCCAGAAACGAAAGACATGGCCCAGACCACGTTCACCCAACTCGTGGTGTTAAAGACCAAATTCCCCCAAGGGCTCTCCACATCCAGACTTGATGAAAACTAACACTGTCCACTTTGCCTTTGTTGGTTAATGTCGATCGTGTGAATGCAGACCGCAAATAGTAGTTATTGAACGAACTACAGGGCAATAAGCTGCTGGTTCCTAAGTGGGTTCCACCGGAAGATGACAGTCCTACACCATTCTCCAGTAGTTGTCCTGCATCTCTGCGTTTGGAAGCGGCCACGCTTGTGAACAGCCGTTTTCCGTTACAAAACTGaatcaagttcaatatcgctccCAGCTTCAGGAGTCCAGGTTGAATTCTCAACCACCCATCCCACCATGACATCCAAGGCCTGACGTTGACATCTGGGGGCGGCAGGGATGATGTCGGCCTCCCGGCTTCAAGTCAGGGAGCAGAAGAGTTacgacagagaaaaaaaattttagtaattaaatatttctatttttcaatttgtattttttcaattttggATTTGAAATATAAACTCCAGTATGACACATGTTTGTATTATGTTCCATGCATTCACCAGAGTTCAGTAAAGATTCCATTTGATTATATTTCTGGCCGTCGACTTTTCTTATACCTGGCAAGTGCACTCATTTATGTGGCCCACCTGGCTCCTGCCGGCATTTGAGTTTACGATCCCTGCCCTAGAACCGTCTAGAACCATCTAGAACTGTCGAAGCAAATCCATccgggggcgggagggaggctgggcGTCGGCATTTGGAACAAGCTCCCTCGGCGATTCTGACGCAGATGAGAGATGGAGCAGGAGATCCCAGTGGCGGTCGAAGGAGGGAAAAGCGGGTGAGGTTTCCCAGGCAGCGTGCGTAGCAGGGGTTTCTGAAAACTCAGATGGCTCCAGGGACCAGGCAGGTGATGGAAATGTGTGACGCGGACGGGTGTAAGACGACAAGGATTGATGGGGACTGTGGCGAACTTGGGGAGTGCTTGCCCCGCCTAACTGcattcaaattaaaaccaaaaaacactgtgaggaccAAACAAAATCCGCTGGTGGGTCTCACGAGGCCGCCGGGCCGCCATTTTGTGACCTCTGGAAGAAGAAGACGCGAGGACAAAGGACAGAGGCCAGAGAAGGACCCACGTGTGCGAGTTGGGTGGGGGCCGGGAGACAGGAGGAGCAGGCAGGCACGTGTGTTCTGGAAGCCGAGTTTCTGAGGAGAGAGGGATCGACTGTGTCCAAAGCCGCTAAAAGGAAAGAAGACTAGCGGGGAGCAGCCCGTGCCGTTCCCACCAGGGTGGACGTTGCCCTGCAGGGAAACACAGGCTCGAGTCCATCTGGGACAAATTGATCAGACAAAGAAATGTTTCCAGTCACTGGTTTGGCCGTTGTGGGCCTATGAGGCCCTCTTGACCTCAGCACCCAATTAGAGGAACCAAAGGGACTGTCACAGTGTCATCACGGGTGCATATCATACACAGGGTGAGGCAGAAGAAAGCCCTTGGTTACGGGTGGGCCCGGAGAGTGGAGGTCTAGACACGGAGGACTCACCTCCACACTTCACAGCCGGGGTGTAGACAACAGCCTTTAAAGTACCCCCGAGAACCGGCCAAAACGAATAGAGCAAATCTTTCTGGAACCTTTTTCTCTGAGCACGAGGTACGGTTATAAAGCTGCTGCAGTGTAGAAGAAATGGTGCAAACCTTAGCACCTCAGTGTTTAGACTCCAGGTCCTGAACCAatgagctgtgtggctttgggcaggtCCCCAcgcctctgtgagcctcagtctccccacatGGCAAGTAGTGACTTCCTCGTAGGATTGAGTACCTGGCGGGCTCAGCACAGCCCTCCTCTCAGGAGAGCTGCTATTAGCCATGGTTGTTATCACTGGCCAGAACGTGCTCTTAGAGGGCAAAACTGCTTCTAAAAATGCATGCCCGTTTGTCAGTACCACCGGGGCAGCCATGAAGGCTGTAATTGGATGAGTGACTGGTtggaaacatttcatttttgaCCAATTTGCTTTTGGACCATGCATTTAGAGCTGGAAGCAAGACTGGGAACTGAGAATTCTTCCACAGGAACAGATCTGGCAAAAGTGGCAGaacataactgaaaaaaaaacaaaaaacaaaaaaacaccgaCACATTAACGGTTAGAAACCTGTCTTGGGTGAGAGCATGCCCCCCTACTACCTCTATAAAGAAAATTTGTGAGAGAAACGACACCTTCTAAAAAAGGTATATTTGTTTCAAGGTACACAATACTCACTAATATATATTTTCCCACCatcttgggtttttaaaaaattaaccttaAAAATTTATTGCGATACACAGGATTCTAGTTTCATAAAGGTGAAAAACCACTGAAATGTGTAGAATAAGAAGTGAAGTACCCTTTCACATCTCATTCTCCCCTCTCACCCCAAACACTGAGCGAAGCAGCATCCTCCCCAGAGGCAGATACGTCAGTTTGGCGTTGGGTGTACATGCATGCGGTTGTAGACACGTTTAtagtttcttaaatgttttatgtaaatGAGGTCAGTTTCTATATGTTCTTTATCTTGCTTTTCTTTCACTTGAGTCATGACCATTTGTTCACATCATTCGTTACATGAGGCTTTATGTCCTGTTATTAAATGGTTGCTTTCCCTAGTCCATTAAGTGGACAAATTCCAATCCCACAGACCATCCCGGCGGCATAAGCTGTCTGTTGATATGTAACAtcactcagtggcttaaaacaataagcgTTTATTGTCCTGCAGTTGCTCTGGGTCAGGAACCCAGGCCCAGCTTAGCTCGGGCCTCTGGCCCAAGGTCTCTCAAGGTTGCTGTCAAGTGGGCtggggctgtggtctcatctgaaggctccaCTGGGAGAAGGCCCACTTCCAAGGTCATTCACATGCCTGCTGGCCAGATCTGGTTCCTTGCAGGTGCCTGGACAcagagcctcagttccttgcttGCTCTTGGC contains the following coding sequences:
- the MED25 gene encoding mediator of RNA polymerase II transcription subunit 25 isoform X2 — encoded protein: MVPGSEGPARAGGLVADVVFVIEGTANLGPYFEGLRKHYLLPAIEYFNGGPPAETDFGGDYGGTQYSLVVFNTVDCAPESYVQCHAPTSSAYEFVTWLDGIKFMGGGGESCSLIAEGLSTALQLFDDFRKMREQIGQTHRVCLLICNSPPYLLPAVESTTYSGCTTETLVQKIGERGIYFSIVSPRKLPALRLLFEKAAPPAMLEPLQPPADVSQDPRHMVLVRGLVLPVGGGSAPGPLQPKQPVPLPPAPPSGATLSAAPQQPLPPVPQQYQVPGNLSAAQVAAQNAVEAAKNQKAGLGPRFPPISPLQQAAAGAGPPYSQAQAPPLPPGPPGAPKPPPASQPSLVSTVAPGPGLAPPAQPGAPSMAGTVAPGGVSGPSPAQLGAPALGGQQSVSNKLLAWSGVLEWQEKPKPASVDANTKLTRSLPCQVYVNHGENLKAEQWPQKLIMQLIPQQLLTTLGPLFRNSRMVQFHFTNKDLDSLKGLYRIMGNGFAGCVHFPHTAPCEVRVLMLLYSSKKKIFMGLIPYDQSGFVNGIRQVITNHKQVQQQKLEQQRGMGAQQAPPGLGPILEDQARPSQNLLQLRPPQPQPQGTVGASTATGQPQPQGAAQAPPGAPQGPPGAAPGPPPPGPILRPQNPGANPQLRSLLLNPPPPQTGVPPPQASLHHLQPPGAPALLPPPHQGLGQPQLGPPLLHPPPPAQSWPAQLPPRAPLPGQMLLSGGPRGPVPQPGLQPSVMEDDILMDLI
- the MED25 gene encoding mediator of RNA polymerase II transcription subunit 25 isoform X3, with protein sequence MVVLLPRRTSGETFMGGGGESCSLIAEGLSTALQLFDDFRKMREQIGQTHRVCLLICNSPPYLLPAVESTTYSGCTTETLVQKIGERGIYFSIVSPRKLPALRLLFEKAAPPAMLEPLQPPADVSQDPRHMVLVRGLVLPVGGGSAPGPLQPKQPVPLPPAPPSGATLSAAPQQPLPPVPQQYQVPGNLSAAQVAAQNAVEAAKNQKAGLGPRFPPISPLQQAAAGAGPPYSQAQAPPLPPGPPGAPKPPPASQPSLVSTVAPGPGLAPPAQPGAPSMAGTVAPGGVSGPSPAQLGAPALGGQQSVSNKLLAWSGVLEWQEKPKPASVDANTKLTRSLPCQVYVNHGENLKAEQWPQKLIMQLIPQQLLTTLGPLFRNSRMVQFHFTNKDLDSLKGLYRIMGNGFAGCVHFPHTAPCEVRVLMLLYSSKKKIFMGLIPYDQSGFVNGIRQVITNHKQVQQQKLEQQRGMGAQQAPPGLGPILEDQARPSQNLLQLRPPQPQPQGTVGASTATGQPQPQGAAQAPPGAPQGPPGAAPGPPPPGPILRPQNPGANPQLRSLLLNPPPPQTGVPPPQASLHHLQPPGAPALLPPPHQGLGQPQLGPPLLHPPPPAQSWPAQLPPRAPLPVAKRKREREGHVFREKWERAYFFVEVKSMPTCLICKKIVSVLKEYNLRRHYESKHSKSFDQYTEQTRDAILNELKKGLKCQ